The region TTAAAAAGTATAAACCTTTCAAAACCTCCCTGAAAGATGAAAAGTGAGCGAGGGATATTTGAACTAAACAACACATGATAGTCCAAACTATGTGAGCGTAAACTTAACCACCGACATGAATTTGCGAGTATGTCTGATGACCATCCAATACATTGTTGAGTATTTGCTGCACATAAAAGACCTTCTTTTTGTGTTTCTCTGACACAAAAGCTATGCATGTCAATGTGTATCTCACAAGTCTTTGGTATGAAACCATACTGATAGGTTGTTCTGACTAGTCCTGTACTTGTAAGAGCCATTAAATACATGTAACCTATATCTTCTAATGGCATATTCTTCATTGGCTTCACAAATCCCTCAGCAACCCATAACTTAATAAGCCTTTTCGCATTGATTTCACTATGTTTTGGAAATACCACAAAATAGAAAAAACAAACTTTTAAATGTTGTGGCAAACGATTGTAAATGTTGGTAAGCTTACTTGAGTGCTGTGTATCTCTATGCAGAATTCCCAATGACAATAACTCTTTCTCGATCTTCTTCCATTCCTTCAATGTGAAGTTGCATTTAGATAGACGGTCTGCAACTGTAACAATTGAGCGCGGCAATCCTTTGCATTCTTCAACAAgattctttgcaatttcttcaaATTTAGGTGTCATATGCTGTTTAAGAGAAAATCTGTGGGAAAATAGAACCCAACTCTCACTGTCATCTAGGTAAGGCAGGTACTGGACGGTATTCCCATTTTTGATAGCCACATTCTTGAAAAGAGTAGTTAGCAATATCCGACTTCCATTTGAGTCAACGGGAAAACATTGTTGGATATCATCCCAAAGCAGAGTGTTAGGGACATCATCCAAAACAATGAAATATCTTTTGCATTTCTTCAAGTGATTGTGCAGTTGATCTTTTAGTTGAGAAACAGTGCTTCCCTGCAGCATCATGTCAttgagggggagggggggtggCCTCATTGATTGAAGAAGGTTGCACAGTAGCTGTTGCACATTCCCATTGTATCTTTGCCCAATAGTAACCCAAGCTCGAATGTCGAAATGTGATACAACCGCAATGTCTGTAT is a window of Ipomoea triloba cultivar NCNSP0323 chromosome 16, ASM357664v1 DNA encoding:
- the LOC116007948 gene encoding disease resistance protein RPM1-like, translated to MYFIQIVRSKISGVSASGSCLQEVAKEAEELLKLINLPLIGWSEAAASSNSHPHNIEEDEDIIMVGRDTEFSWTMDDLLDTSSLKRSVFTIVGVPGIGKTAFCKKVYTDIAVVSHFDIRAWVTIGQRYNGNVQQLLCNLLQSMRPPPLPLNDMMLQGSTVSQLKDQLHNHLKKCKRYFIVLDDVPNTLLWDDIQQCFPVDSNGSRILLTTLFKNVAIKNGNTVQYLPYLDDSESWVLFSHRFSLKQHMTPKFEEIAKNLVEECKGLPRSIVTVADRLSKCNFTLKEWKKIEKELLSLGILHRDTQHSSKLTNIYNRLPQHLKVCFFYFVVFPKHSEINAKRLIKLWVAEGFVKPMKNMPLEDIGYMYLMALTKKHKKKVFYVQQILNNVLDGHQTYSQIHVGG